One genomic region from Oncorhynchus clarkii lewisi isolate Uvic-CL-2024 chromosome 21, UVic_Ocla_1.0, whole genome shotgun sequence encodes:
- the LOC139378594 gene encoding protein ADM2-like has product MRSLLPVTVYCISLLSLQQLLALPVADRLERNRLELLKKLHALREEEIFTPETGTELASPTDSSPSSDLQSSTRSPKWLPGYLRRDTPPTVMNTAHLEALVRARREEGVEPQRMGSRGRRHAHSGSRGGHHHPQLMRVGCALGTCQVQNLSHRLYQLIGQSGREDSSPINPRSPHSYG; this is encoded by the exons ATGCGTTCACTTCTGCCGGTTACTGTGTATTGCATCAGCCTACTCTCCCTCCAGCAGCTCCTGGCTCTCCCGGTCGCAGACCGTCTGGAGAGAAACAG GTTGGAGCTGCTTAAGAAGCTTCATGcgctgagagaggaggagatcttCACTCCAGAAACTGGCACCGAACTCGCCAGCCCAACAGACTCCAGCCCTTCATCAGacctccagtcctccaccagATCTCCAAAATGGCTGCCTGGCTACCTCCGCAGAGACACACCACCCACTGTCATGAACACAGCCCATCTTGAAGCTCTGGTACGGGCAAGGCGTGAGGAGGGCGTGGAGCCACAACGGATGGGGTCAAGAGGTCGTCGCCATGCCCACTCAGGGTCACGAGGGGGTCACCACCACCCCCAGCTGATGAGAGTGGGGTGCGCCCTGGGAACCTGCCAGGTTCAGAACCTCAGCCACCGGCTCTATCAGCTGATTGGCCAGAGCGGACGGGAAGACTCCTCCCCCATTAACCCCCGGAGTCCGCATAGTTACGGATGA